In Excalfactoria chinensis isolate bCotChi1 chromosome 3, bCotChi1.hap2, whole genome shotgun sequence, one DNA window encodes the following:
- the KLHL31 gene encoding kelch-like protein 31 → MAPKKKNVKKNKAADINEMTIIVEDGPLSKLNGLNGLLDGGNGFTCVSSEVSDSSYSPNLLEGLSRMRLENFLCDLTISTKTKSFSVHKVVMASISDYFHNILKKDPSTQRVDLNDVSPLGLATVITYAYTGKLTLSLYTIGSIISTAIYLQIHTLVKMCCDFLTREISVENCMYIANIAETYGLKTTKEAAHKFIRDNFIEFSETDQFLKLTFDQINELLADDDLQLPSEIVAFQIAIKWLEFDQKRVKFAADLLGNIRFGTISAQDLVSYVQTVPRMMQDADCHKLLVDAMNYHLLPYHQNTLQSRRTRIRGGFRVLVTVGGRPALTEKSLSRDILYRDPDNGWKKLSEMPAKSFNQCVTVMDGFLYVAGGEDQNDARNQAKHAVSNFCRYDPRFNTWIHLANMNQKRTHFSLNVFNGLLFAVGGRNLEGCLSSMECYVPATNQWQMKAPLEVPRCCHASAVVDGRILVTGGYINNAYSRSVCTYDPSNDSWQDKASLSTPRGWHCAVSLLERVYVMGGSQLGGRGERVDVLPVECYSPYTGQWSYVAPLQTGVSTAGASMLDGKIYLVGGWNEIEKKYKKCIQCYNPDLNEWTEEDELPEATVGVSCCTISMPNTKTRESRASSVSSVPVSI, encoded by the exons ATGGCACCTAAGAAGAAGAATGTGaagaagaacaaagcagcagataTCAATGAAATGACTATCATTGTGGAAGATGGCCCTCTCAGTAAACTAAATGGCTTGAATGGACTCTTAGATGGAGGGAATGGCTTCACCTGCGTCTCATCTGAAGTTTCTGACTCGTCATATAGCCCAAATCTCTTGGAAGGCCTAAGCAGAATGAGACTAGAAAATTTTCTTTGTGACTTGACCATCAGTACCAAAACCAAATCTTTCAGTGTTCATAAGGTGGTGATGGCTTCAATCAGTGACTACTTTCATAACATCTTAAAGAAAGATCCATCCACTCAAAGAGTAGACCTCAATGATGTATCCCCATTGGGTCTAGCTACTGTTATCACCTATGCTTACACTGGAAAGCTCACTCTCTCTCTTTATACCATAGGTAGTATTATTTCCACAGCAATTTATCTTCAGATTCACACCCTCGTAAAGATGTGCTGTGATTTTCTAACCCGAGAAATCAGTGTTGAGAATTGTATGTACATTGCTAATATTGCAGAAACGTACGGACTAAAAACAACCAAGGAAGCTGCACACAAGTTTATTAGAGACAACTTCATTGaattttcagaaacagatcAGTTCTTAAAACTCACTTTTGATCAGATTAATGAACTTCTTGCAGATGATGACTTGCAGTTGCCTTCTGAAATTGTTGCATTCCAGATTGCAATAAAATGGCTGGAATTTGACCAAAAAAGAGTAAAGTTTGCTGCTGATCTCTTAGGTAACATTCGTTTTGGTACTATCTCAGCTCAAGACCTCGTCAGTTATGTCCAGACTGTCCCGAGAATGATGCAAGATGCAGATTGCCATAAACTGCTGGTAGATGCCATGAACTATCATTTGCTTCCCTATCATCAGAATACACTTCAGTCTAGAAGAACAAGGATTCGTGGAGGTTTCAGAGTGCTAGTTACCGTTGGGGGACGCCCTGCTCTAACAGAAAAGTCTCTTAGCAGAGACATCTTATACAGAGATCCTGACAATGGATGGAAGAAGCTTAGTGAAATGCCCGCTAAAAGTTTTAACCAGTGCGTGACGGTGATGGATGGATTTCTCTACGTGGCCGGTGGGGAAGATCAGAATGATGCCAGGAACCAAGCCAAGCATGCAGTTAGCAATTTCTGCAG ATATGATCCTCGTTTCAACACCTGGATTCACCTGGCAAATATGAATCAGAAGCGTACCCACTTCAGCCTGAATGTATTCAATGGCCTCCTTTTTGCAGTGGGTGGTCGCAACTTGGAGGGTTGTCTCTCCTCGATGGAGTGCTACGTGCCTGCAACTAATCAGTGGCAGATGAAGGcacccctggaggtgcccaGGTGCTGCCATGCCAGTGCTGTGGTGGATGGTAGGATCCTGGTCACGGGAGGTTACATTAATAATGCTTACTCTCGTTCGGTGTGCACGTATGACCCCAGCAATGATAGCTGGCAAGATAAGGCCAGTCTTAGCACCCCACGAGGGTGGCACTGTGCCGTGTCCCTGCTGGAGAGAGTCTATGTCATGGGTGGGTCTCAgctgggggggagaggggaaagggtCGACGTTCTCCCTGTGGAGTGTTACAGCCCTTACACAGGGCAGTGGAGTTATGTGGCACCCCTTCAAACTGGAGTTAGCACAGCTGGTGCTTCAATGCTGGATGGGAAAATTTACTTAGTGGGGGGCTGGAATGagatagagaaaaaatataagaaGTGCATTCAGTGCTATAACCCAGATCTCAATGAGTGGACGGAGGAAGACGAGCTGCCTGAAGCCACCGTGGGAGTATCCTGTTGCACTATATCCATGCCCAACACCAAGACAAGGGAGTCTAGAGCAAGCTCAGTCTCTTCTGTACCAGTCAGTATTTAA
- the LOC140250249 gene encoding elongin-A-like isoform X2: protein MAEGGSAVRSRVRALKSRLGRAEEPAEILKALELLQDLDVSLDILKETGIGKTVNSFRKHATAGNVAKSLVKKWKKLIPPENKSGHRERKQNTGEDETKCSVSKEVKPSEKSETSVLASQSSNSSSISGKSNKKRNCVDKKHENGDSESQKGRDNRKCHGSGSKHTSQETATQAKESDCEERASKDNKRAPEKQRSCIAGKDSFPKKEKPKDASKQGDPKIGPKLKEKLAVRREAELPSDEEFEPPTMSFESYLNYDQVTKKRKKKAGSTGKCPEKCSEQKSSSLPQKTSMVSHANEGGEKVQNSDDDQSETPSKKAKVPSLQELLNTPLPKFLPGILISSPPYAADFEEPVVEPPQQVSEVVQFTGRRLNSKMQVYSGSKLVCHSKMLTLYELCIRVLQNNIDSLNEVGGVPFEILEPVLTRCTPEQLLRVEECNPRFTEESDHLWKQHCQRDFKNESLLEYECWREMYLRLFKEREEKLKMLTKNILSAQSEKPKGRQVKMAYMTSAAKPPRNVRRQQGIHGTAGSATQLHLTDKWKKRPSESRDGNNNSSNPNSTSNTGSSSSNGMTQDGKKPIKSWWSLQERRCCLLKPEEAGI, encoded by the exons ATGGCGGAGGGCGGCAGCGCCGTGCGGAGCCGCGTGCGGGCGCTGAAGTCGCGTCTGGGCCGCGCGGAGGAGCCCGCAGAG atTCTAAAAGCACTTGAGCTACTGCAGGATTTGGATGTATCACTGGATATTCTAAAG GAAACTGGCATAGGCAAAACAGTGAACAGTTTTAGGAAACACGCCACTGCTGGAAACGTAGCTAAATCCCTGgtaaagaaatggaagaagctcattcctccagaaaacaaaag TGgtcacagagaaaggaaacaaaatactgGTGAAGATGAGACAAAATGTTCAGTTTCCAAGGAAGTAAAGCCTTCAGAGAAGTCTGAAACATCTGTACTGGCCTCCCAAAGTTCCAATAGCTCGTCCATATCTGGAAAGTCAAACAAGAAGCGTAACTGTGTTgataaaaagcatgaaaatggaGACTCTGAGTCTCAAAAAGGCCGTGATAACAGAAAATGTCATGGCAGTGGTTCGAAACATACTTCCCAGGAGACAGCTACTCAAGCTAAAGAAAGTGACTGTGAAGAGAGAGCCTCCAAGGACAACAAGAGAGCTCCGGAAAAGCAGCGTTCCTGTATAGCTGGTAAAGACTCCTTCCCCAAGAAGGAGAAGCCTAAGGATGCTTCCAAACAGGGAGATCCTAAGATCGGGccaaaattgaaagaaaaacttgCTGTGAGAAGGGAAGCCGAACTACCTAGTGATGAAGAATTTGAACCCCCTACTATGTCTTTTGAATCGTACCTGAATTATGATCAGGttacaaaaaagagaaagaagaaagctggtTCTACAGGTAAATGTCCAGAGAAGTGCAGtgagcagaagagcagctcaTTACCACAGAAGACTTCAATGGTTTCTCATGCAaatgaaggaggagaaaaagtaCAAAACTCTGACGATGATCAGTCAGAAACTCCCAGCAAAAAG GCTAAGGTGCCATCCCTCCAAGAGCTTCTTAATACTCCACTGCCTAAATTTCTGCCAGGCATCTTAATTTCCTCTCCTCCATATGCTGCTGACTTTGAAG AGCCTGTTGTGGAACCACCCCAGCAAGTCAGCGAGGTAGTTCAATTCACGGGACGCAGACTGAACTCCAAGATGCAAGTCTACTCTGGCTCTAAACTGGTCTGTCATTCAAAGATGCTTACACTGTATGAGCTGTGCATCCGTGTGCTTCAGAATAATATTGATT CGCTGAACGAAGTAGGAGGTGTTCCCTTTGAGATCCTTGAGCCTGTGCTAACACGTTGCACACCAGAGCAGTTGTTGCGAGTAGAGGAATGTAATCCG AGGTTTACAGAAGAGTCTGATCACTTGTGGAAGCAACACTGCCAGAGGGACTTTAAAAATGAGAGCCTCCTGGAATATGAGTGTTGGCGGGAAATGTACTTGAGACTCTtcaaggagagagaagaaaaactgaagatgcttacaaaaaacattctttcaGCTCAGTCTGAGAAGCCGAAAG GCCGGCAAGTAAAAATGGCTTATATGACCAGTGCAGCAAAACCACCCAGGAATGTTCGCCGACAACAGGGAATCCATGGAACTGCAGGATCTGCCACACAGCTTCACCTCACAGATAAGTGGAA aaaaaggccttcagaaagcagagatggaaacaaTAATTCATCAAATCCAAACTCTACTAGCAACACTGGGAGCTCTAGCTCAAATGGAATGACTCAAGATGGAAAGAAGCCTATTAAAA GTTGGTGGAGCCTGCAGGAGAGGAGATGCTGCTTGCTGAAGCCTGAAGAAGCTGGAATATGA
- the LOC140250249 gene encoding elongin-A-like isoform X1: MAEGGSAVRSRVRALKSRLGRAEEPAEILKALELLQDLDVSLDILKETGIGKTVNSFRKHATAGNVAKSLVKKWKKLIPPENKSGHRERKQNTGEDETKCSVSKEVKPSEKSETSVLASQSSNSSSISGKSNKKRNCVDKKHENGDSESQKGRDNRKCHGSGSKHTSQETATQAKESDCEERASKDNKRAPEKQRSCIAGKDSFPKKEKPKDASKQGDPKIGPKLKEKLAVRREAELPSDEEFEPPTMSFESYLNYDQVTKKRKKKAGSTGKCPEKCSEQKSSSLPQKTSMVSHANEGGEKVQNSDDDQSETPSKKAKVPSLQELLNTPLPKFLPGILISSPPYAADFEEPVVEPPQQVSEVVQFTGRRLNSKMQVYSGSKLVCHSKMLTLYELCIRVLQNNIDSLNEVGGVPFEILEPVLTRCTPEQLLRVEECNPRFTEESDHLWKQHCQRDFKNESLLEYECWREMYLRLFKEREEKLKMLTKNILSAQSEKPKGRQVKMAYMTSAAKPPRNVRRQQGIHGTAGSATQLHLTDKWKKRPSESRDGNNNSSNPNSTSNTGSSSSNGMTQDGKKPIKKIAPIMKKSLKALKCKATRR, encoded by the exons ATGGCGGAGGGCGGCAGCGCCGTGCGGAGCCGCGTGCGGGCGCTGAAGTCGCGTCTGGGCCGCGCGGAGGAGCCCGCAGAG atTCTAAAAGCACTTGAGCTACTGCAGGATTTGGATGTATCACTGGATATTCTAAAG GAAACTGGCATAGGCAAAACAGTGAACAGTTTTAGGAAACACGCCACTGCTGGAAACGTAGCTAAATCCCTGgtaaagaaatggaagaagctcattcctccagaaaacaaaag TGgtcacagagaaaggaaacaaaatactgGTGAAGATGAGACAAAATGTTCAGTTTCCAAGGAAGTAAAGCCTTCAGAGAAGTCTGAAACATCTGTACTGGCCTCCCAAAGTTCCAATAGCTCGTCCATATCTGGAAAGTCAAACAAGAAGCGTAACTGTGTTgataaaaagcatgaaaatggaGACTCTGAGTCTCAAAAAGGCCGTGATAACAGAAAATGTCATGGCAGTGGTTCGAAACATACTTCCCAGGAGACAGCTACTCAAGCTAAAGAAAGTGACTGTGAAGAGAGAGCCTCCAAGGACAACAAGAGAGCTCCGGAAAAGCAGCGTTCCTGTATAGCTGGTAAAGACTCCTTCCCCAAGAAGGAGAAGCCTAAGGATGCTTCCAAACAGGGAGATCCTAAGATCGGGccaaaattgaaagaaaaacttgCTGTGAGAAGGGAAGCCGAACTACCTAGTGATGAAGAATTTGAACCCCCTACTATGTCTTTTGAATCGTACCTGAATTATGATCAGGttacaaaaaagagaaagaagaaagctggtTCTACAGGTAAATGTCCAGAGAAGTGCAGtgagcagaagagcagctcaTTACCACAGAAGACTTCAATGGTTTCTCATGCAaatgaaggaggagaaaaagtaCAAAACTCTGACGATGATCAGTCAGAAACTCCCAGCAAAAAG GCTAAGGTGCCATCCCTCCAAGAGCTTCTTAATACTCCACTGCCTAAATTTCTGCCAGGCATCTTAATTTCCTCTCCTCCATATGCTGCTGACTTTGAAG AGCCTGTTGTGGAACCACCCCAGCAAGTCAGCGAGGTAGTTCAATTCACGGGACGCAGACTGAACTCCAAGATGCAAGTCTACTCTGGCTCTAAACTGGTCTGTCATTCAAAGATGCTTACACTGTATGAGCTGTGCATCCGTGTGCTTCAGAATAATATTGATT CGCTGAACGAAGTAGGAGGTGTTCCCTTTGAGATCCTTGAGCCTGTGCTAACACGTTGCACACCAGAGCAGTTGTTGCGAGTAGAGGAATGTAATCCG AGGTTTACAGAAGAGTCTGATCACTTGTGGAAGCAACACTGCCAGAGGGACTTTAAAAATGAGAGCCTCCTGGAATATGAGTGTTGGCGGGAAATGTACTTGAGACTCTtcaaggagagagaagaaaaactgaagatgcttacaaaaaacattctttcaGCTCAGTCTGAGAAGCCGAAAG GCCGGCAAGTAAAAATGGCTTATATGACCAGTGCAGCAAAACCACCCAGGAATGTTCGCCGACAACAGGGAATCCATGGAACTGCAGGATCTGCCACACAGCTTCACCTCACAGATAAGTGGAA aaaaaggccttcagaaagcagagatggaaacaaTAATTCATCAAATCCAAACTCTACTAGCAACACTGGGAGCTCTAGCTCAAATGGAATGACTCAAGATGGAAAGAAGCCTATTAAAA AAATCGCACCAATCATGAAGAAATCTTTAAAAGCATTGAAGTGTAAAGCAACACGGCGATAA